A genomic window from Streptomyces sp. WMMC940 includes:
- a CDS encoding cation:proton antiporter domain-containing protein yields MSAAEIMPAVLVAVPAAILACQAGAALLRRFGQPPVIGEIAMGILLGPSLLGWLWPEAQTWLFPEPVLPYTSVLGQIGLLGFMFLVGLELDLGTLRGSSRTAVAVSQAGILVPLGLGALLAFPLFGRLAPDGVGFLPFALFVAVAMSVTAFPVLARILVDRGLYGTPLGALAMACAAVDDVAAWCLLALVVALTAAGSPFDAVSAAGLTVAFGAAMLLVVRPLLSRWAARGRADRANDGVVLVLLFSGLCLSALATDLIGVHTLFGAFLFGVAAPRGHRRIEASAARLRAVVVPVLLPLFFVHTGLSTEIGVLAADPAQWLWAGALLAVAVLGKWGGAAAAARLCGRSWREATAIGALMNCRGLTELVVLTIGLELGVIGPDLFTMLVLVALITTAVTAPVVSRLQRGRQQAPAQPAATPTAEAAAPSG; encoded by the coding sequence GTGTCCGCGGCTGAGATCATGCCCGCGGTGCTCGTCGCGGTACCGGCCGCGATCCTCGCGTGCCAGGCCGGCGCCGCGCTGCTGCGCAGGTTCGGCCAGCCTCCCGTGATCGGCGAGATCGCCATGGGCATCCTCCTCGGCCCGTCGCTGCTCGGCTGGCTGTGGCCCGAGGCGCAGACCTGGCTCTTCCCGGAGCCGGTCCTGCCGTACACCTCGGTACTCGGCCAGATCGGCCTGCTGGGCTTCATGTTCCTTGTCGGGCTGGAGCTGGACCTCGGTACGCTGCGCGGCAGTTCACGGACGGCGGTCGCGGTCAGCCAGGCGGGCATCCTGGTGCCGCTAGGCCTGGGCGCGCTGCTGGCCTTCCCGCTGTTCGGCCGACTGGCCCCGGACGGGGTCGGGTTCTTGCCCTTCGCCCTGTTCGTGGCGGTGGCGATGAGCGTCACGGCGTTCCCGGTGCTGGCCCGGATCCTGGTCGACCGGGGGCTGTACGGAACTCCGCTCGGCGCGCTCGCGATGGCGTGCGCGGCGGTGGACGACGTGGCCGCGTGGTGCCTGCTGGCGCTCGTGGTGGCGCTCACCGCGGCCGGGTCGCCGTTCGACGCCGTGTCGGCGGCCGGGCTCACGGTCGCCTTCGGTGCCGCGATGCTGCTGGTGGTCCGGCCCCTGCTCTCCCGGTGGGCGGCGCGGGGGCGTGCGGACCGGGCCAACGACGGGGTGGTCCTGGTCCTGCTGTTCAGCGGTCTGTGCCTGTCCGCACTGGCCACGGACCTGATCGGGGTGCACACGCTGTTCGGCGCCTTCCTGTTCGGCGTCGCCGCGCCGCGCGGCCACCGGCGTATCGAGGCGTCGGCAGCCCGGCTGCGCGCCGTGGTGGTGCCCGTCCTGCTGCCGCTGTTCTTCGTGCACACCGGGCTGAGCACGGAGATCGGGGTTCTGGCGGCCGACCCCGCGCAGTGGCTCTGGGCCGGCGCGCTGCTCGCGGTGGCGGTGCTCGGCAAGTGGGGAGGAGCCGCGGCCGCCGCCCGCCTGTGCGGGCGGTCCTGGCGGGAGGCCACGGCGATCGGGGCACTGATGAACTGCCGGGGCCTGACGGAGCTGGTGGTGCTGACCATCGGCCTCGAACTCGGCGTCATCGGGCCGGACCTCTTCACCATGCTGGTCCTGGTGGCCCTGATCACCACGGCGGTCACGGCCCCGGTCGTCAGCCGCCTTCAGCGCGGGAGACAGCAGGCGCCGGCTCAGCCGGCGGCGACACCGACGGCCGAGGCGGCCGCGCCGTCGGGCTGA
- a CDS encoding flavin reductase family protein, with product MPTFPSRPDIPDGDPVEGTPAAEDPVVLHEADLRPFMAAFPSGVSVVTTLDADGLPRGLTCSSLASVALAPPTLVVCIRTASPTLEALLAQGQFALNLLHERARGTSDLFASGDPARFERTEWRLPLGASGPHLTASAHAVADCAVVKTAAFGDHTAVFAEARRVTVRPSAQPLLYGLRRYAEWSAAAAAPPPAASPRPPHVVPPGGAARVRG from the coding sequence ATGCCCACCTTCCCATCTCGTCCGGACATACCGGACGGAGACCCAGTCGAGGGGACACCGGCGGCGGAGGATCCCGTCGTCCTCCACGAGGCGGACCTCCGGCCCTTCATGGCCGCCTTCCCCTCGGGCGTCTCCGTCGTCACCACCCTCGATGCCGACGGTCTGCCCCGCGGCCTGACGTGCAGTTCGCTGGCGAGCGTCGCGCTGGCCCCGCCCACCCTGGTGGTGTGCATCCGGACGGCGAGCCCGACCCTGGAAGCGCTGCTCGCGCAAGGGCAGTTCGCGCTCAACCTGCTGCACGAGAGGGCCCGGGGCACATCTGACCTGTTCGCCTCCGGCGACCCGGCCCGCTTCGAACGCACCGAGTGGCGTCTGCCGCTGGGGGCGAGCGGTCCGCACCTGACCGCGTCCGCCCACGCCGTCGCCGACTGCGCGGTCGTGAAGACCGCGGCCTTCGGCGACCACACGGCGGTCTTCGCCGAGGCCCGCCGGGTCACCGTGCGCCCGTCGGCGCAGCCGCTGCTGTACGGGCTGCGCCGCTACGCCGAGTGGTCCGCCGCCGCGGCGGCGCCCCCGCCGGCCGCCTCCCCCCGCCCGCCTCACGTCGTACCGCCCGGAGGAGCCGCCCGTGTCCGCGGCTGA
- a CDS encoding tryptophan halogenase family protein: MTSTDTRLKKVVILGGGTAGWMTAAYLGKALQGTVDITVLEAPTIPRIGVGEATVPNLQRAFFDYLGIPEDEWMRECNASFKMAVRFVNWRTEGRGESTARTLPDGRPDHFYHPFGLLPDYDQTPLSHYWFKRKYEGRTTEPFDYACFREPPIMDAMKAPRWLDGRSATRYAWHFDAQLVADFLRRFAVEKQSVRHVEDEMTEVVQDERGYVTSLRTKSGKDLDADLFVDCSGFRGLLINKAMAEPFIDMSDHLLCDSAVATAVPHDDEAGGVEPYTSAIAMSSGWAWKIPMLGRFGTGYVYSGKFTDQDEATAEFAAMWGLDPEKTAFNHIRFRVGRNRRAWVKNVVSIGLSSCFLEPLESTGIYFITAAIYQLAKHFPDTTFNEGLVDAFNREIEVMFDDTRDFIQAHFFYAPRNDTPFWQANKKLTLPDNIQQKISAYRAGLPINSPITDESTYYGNFEAEFRNFWTNGSYYCIFAGLGLEPDAPLPALAYKPESVAGAEPLFETVKRQQQNLLETLPSAYEYLKRLHS; the protein is encoded by the coding sequence ATGACCAGCACCGACACCCGACTGAAGAAGGTCGTCATCCTGGGCGGCGGCACGGCCGGCTGGATGACAGCCGCGTATCTCGGCAAGGCTCTCCAGGGAACGGTCGACATCACGGTGCTGGAGGCGCCGACGATTCCGCGGATCGGGGTCGGCGAGGCGACCGTGCCCAACCTGCAGCGCGCGTTCTTCGACTACCTCGGCATCCCCGAGGACGAGTGGATGCGGGAGTGCAACGCCAGCTTCAAGATGGCCGTGCGGTTCGTGAACTGGCGGACCGAGGGCCGGGGGGAGTCGACGGCCAGGACGCTTCCGGACGGGCGGCCCGACCACTTCTACCACCCGTTCGGGCTGCTGCCCGACTACGACCAGACGCCGCTGTCGCACTACTGGTTCAAACGCAAGTACGAGGGCCGCACGACGGAGCCGTTCGACTACGCGTGCTTCCGCGAGCCCCCGATCATGGACGCGATGAAGGCGCCGCGCTGGCTCGACGGGCGCTCGGCCACCCGCTACGCCTGGCACTTCGACGCCCAGCTCGTAGCCGACTTCCTGCGCCGCTTCGCCGTCGAGAAGCAGAGCGTCCGGCACGTCGAGGACGAGATGACCGAGGTGGTCCAGGACGAGCGGGGCTACGTCACCTCGCTGCGGACGAAGAGCGGCAAGGACCTGGACGCCGACCTCTTCGTGGACTGCTCCGGCTTCCGAGGGCTGCTCATCAACAAGGCGATGGCCGAGCCGTTCATCGACATGAGCGACCACCTGCTGTGCGACAGCGCGGTCGCCACCGCCGTGCCGCACGACGACGAGGCCGGCGGCGTGGAGCCCTACACCTCGGCGATCGCGATGTCCTCGGGCTGGGCCTGGAAGATCCCCATGCTGGGCCGCTTCGGCACCGGTTACGTGTACTCCGGCAAGTTCACCGACCAGGACGAGGCGACGGCCGAGTTCGCCGCGATGTGGGGGCTGGACCCGGAGAAGACGGCCTTCAACCACATCAGGTTCCGGGTGGGGCGCAACCGCCGGGCCTGGGTGAAGAACGTCGTCAGCATCGGGCTGTCCTCGTGCTTCCTGGAGCCCCTGGAGTCGACGGGCATCTACTTCATCACCGCGGCCATCTACCAGCTGGCCAAGCACTTCCCGGACACGACCTTCAACGAGGGTCTGGTCGACGCCTTCAACCGCGAGATCGAGGTGATGTTCGACGACACCCGCGACTTCATCCAGGCGCACTTCTTCTACGCCCCGCGCAACGACACGCCGTTCTGGCAGGCCAACAAGAAGCTGACGCTCCCCGACAACATCCAGCAGAAGATCTCGGCGTACCGCGCCGGCCTGCCCATCAACTCCCCCATCACCGACGAGTCGACGTACTACGGCAACTTCGAGGCCGAGTTCCGCAACTTCTGGACCAACGGCAGCTACTACTGCATCTTCGCCGGCCTGGGCCTGGAGCCGGACGCCCCGCTCCCTGCCCTGGCCTACAAGCCCGAGTCCGTGGCCGGGGCGGAGCCGCTCTTCGAGACGGTCAAGCGCCAGCAGCAGAACCTGCTGGAGACGCTGCCGAGCGCCTACGAGTACCTGAAGCGACTCCACTCGTAG
- a CDS encoding AfsR/SARP family transcriptional regulator: protein MTTAVTGIARHAVRIRFLGDFELTVNGAPVRRWRAGKSRGLFQYLVIHRGQTLTRDRLYEALWPGSDGAAGDSSLKVAAHALRRVLDAHPDGSGESGIRLHYRDFGYALDIADLWSDVDRFQELAHAGLRTAASGDRALAREPLRSAVALYAGEFLRGERADWVAEHREYLRSLALRALDVLRADAAEREDFPDLIEVCRRTLGIDRHHEETYRALMTAHGVRGEHACVRRWYELCARRLRDDLAVAPSRETDRLLHAMLPARAAATPPRTVPVTAAGLSGLHPRAVRRTRPDARTAALGLATPTAGLRAGPRPPTAAPGLVPPARTQ, encoded by the coding sequence ATGACCACCGCGGTGACCGGAATTGCACGGCATGCGGTACGCATCCGCTTCCTGGGTGACTTCGAGTTGACCGTGAACGGCGCCCCGGTGCGGCGCTGGCGGGCCGGAAAGTCCCGGGGGCTCTTCCAGTACCTCGTGATCCACCGAGGTCAGACCCTCACCCGCGACCGGCTGTACGAGGCACTGTGGCCCGGCTCCGACGGGGCCGCCGGCGACAGTTCGCTGAAGGTCGCCGCGCACGCACTGCGACGGGTCCTCGACGCCCACCCCGACGGTTCCGGCGAGTCCGGAATCCGGCTGCACTACCGCGACTTCGGCTACGCCCTCGACATCGCCGACCTCTGGTCGGACGTGGACCGCTTCCAGGAGCTCGCCCACGCCGGGCTGCGGACCGCCGCGTCCGGCGACCGGGCCCTCGCCCGCGAACCGCTGCGGTCCGCCGTCGCGCTGTACGCGGGCGAGTTCCTGCGCGGCGAGCGCGCCGACTGGGTCGCCGAACACCGCGAGTACCTGCGGTCGCTGGCCCTGCGAGCCCTGGACGTGCTGCGCGCCGACGCCGCCGAGCGCGAGGACTTCCCGGACCTCATCGAGGTCTGCCGCCGCACCCTGGGCATCGACCGGCACCACGAGGAGACCTACCGGGCGCTGATGACGGCGCACGGGGTGCGCGGCGAACACGCCTGCGTGCGCCGCTGGTACGAGCTGTGCGCGCGCCGGCTGCGGGACGACCTGGCGGTGGCGCCGTCCCGGGAGACCGACCGGCTGCTCCACGCGATGCTGCCCGCCCGGGCCGCCGCCACCCCGCCGCGCACCGTCCCGGTGACCGCCGCGGGGCTCTCCGGACTCCACCCGCGTGCCGTACGGCGGACCCGGCCCGACGCCCGGACAGCCGCCCTGGGTCTTGCCACCCCCACGGCCGGCCTCCGGGCCGGGCCCCGGCCGCCCACAGCTGCTCCGGGACTCGTCCCGCCCGCACGAACCCAGTGA
- a CDS encoding aldehyde dehydrogenase family protein, which produces MPPRYDDQWIGGRWTASDAESRLVVTDPGTEQPLATVPAGTPRDADLAVRAAAGAFPGWAATPVRERAALLRRVVEGLERRAEDFARVITAEVGAPTRMALQTQVGLAVGMAAHCVETAASYGFEERVGHSLVVREPAGVAVCITPWNVPLLLTVQKLLPALAAGCTVVHKPSELTPLHARLLAEVFAEADLPPGVVNTAVGTGDTLGTALVAHPLVDVVSLTGSTRAGRRVSALGADGVKRIHLELGGKNASLVLDDADLGTAVGATVDQVLFNTGQTCLQWSRLLVPRERQDEAVELAGRIMDGYVTGDPRDPATDLGPLVSAAAHARVGEYIRRGETEGGARLVHGGAGRPEGLDTGYYVRPTIFADVDPLTTIGQEEIFGPVLCVIPYDDEDQAVRIVNGTRYGLHGAVWSGDDTRAERVARRFRTGLVDVNGGSFNPAAPFGGFKQSGVGRECGAAGLEAFLETKSMQLPQASGDQVVGPRLRAAVPAGDPGQERNDG; this is translated from the coding sequence CTGCCACCCCGCTACGACGACCAGTGGATCGGCGGCCGCTGGACGGCCTCCGACGCCGAGAGCCGCCTGGTCGTCACCGACCCCGGCACCGAGCAGCCGCTCGCCACCGTGCCCGCCGGCACCCCTCGCGACGCCGACCTCGCCGTGCGTGCCGCCGCCGGGGCCTTCCCCGGCTGGGCCGCCACGCCCGTGCGCGAGCGGGCCGCACTGCTTCGCCGCGTGGTGGAGGGACTGGAGCGCCGCGCCGAGGACTTCGCCCGGGTCATCACCGCCGAGGTGGGCGCCCCCACCCGCATGGCGCTGCAGACCCAGGTCGGGCTGGCCGTGGGCATGGCCGCGCACTGCGTCGAGACCGCCGCCTCCTACGGCTTCGAGGAGCGGGTGGGCCACTCGCTGGTGGTCCGCGAGCCCGCCGGTGTCGCCGTCTGCATCACGCCGTGGAACGTACCGCTGCTGCTCACGGTGCAGAAGCTGCTGCCGGCCCTCGCGGCCGGCTGCACCGTCGTCCACAAGCCCAGCGAGCTCACACCGCTGCACGCCCGGCTCCTCGCCGAGGTGTTCGCCGAGGCCGATCTGCCGCCCGGTGTGGTGAACACGGCGGTGGGAACCGGCGACACCCTCGGCACCGCGCTCGTCGCCCATCCGCTCGTCGACGTGGTGTCGCTGACCGGGTCCACCCGTGCCGGGCGCCGGGTGTCGGCCCTGGGCGCCGACGGTGTCAAGCGGATCCACCTGGAGCTCGGCGGCAAGAACGCCAGCCTCGTCCTGGACGACGCCGATCTGGGGACCGCCGTCGGCGCCACGGTCGACCAGGTGCTCTTCAACACCGGCCAGACGTGCCTGCAGTGGAGCCGGCTGCTGGTGCCCCGGGAGCGCCAGGACGAAGCGGTGGAACTCGCCGGCCGGATCATGGACGGCTATGTGACCGGCGACCCCCGCGACCCCGCCACGGACCTGGGCCCGCTGGTGTCCGCCGCCGCGCACGCCCGCGTGGGCGAGTACATACGCCGCGGCGAGACGGAGGGCGGCGCCCGGCTGGTCCACGGCGGCGCCGGCCGGCCCGAAGGGCTGGACACCGGCTACTACGTCCGTCCCACGATCTTCGCCGACGTCGACCCGCTGACCACCATCGGGCAGGAGGAGATCTTCGGGCCGGTGCTGTGCGTCATCCCCTACGACGACGAGGACCAGGCCGTACGCATCGTCAACGGGACGCGCTACGGGCTGCACGGCGCTGTCTGGTCGGGCGACGACACCCGGGCCGAGCGGGTGGCACGCCGGTTCCGTACCGGCCTCGTCGACGTCAACGGCGGCTCGTTCAACCCCGCCGCCCCGTTCGGCGGGTTCAAGCAGTCCGGCGTCGGCCGCGAGTGCGGCGCCGCCGGACTGGAGGCATTCCTCGAGACCAAGTCGATGCAGCTGCCCCAGGCGTCCGGCGACCAGGTGGTCGGTCCGCGTCTGCGCGCCGCCGTGCCGGCCGGCGACCCCGGCCAGGAGAGGAACGACGGATGA
- a CDS encoding non-ribosomal peptide synthetase, with protein sequence MTAHPAAAPAVRPAHARPDSALPPLFAALERWTRERPDDPAVSAGDGALSHAGLAARTAAMAAGLSAAGAGPETAVGLLLGRSRDSVPALLAVWSLGATAVPLDPGHPVERLASVLGDAGVSVLVTPEVPAGLDVADVRTLDPAGPACRVSSATGSLDVVDPGPDTCAYVIYTSGTTGRPKGVEVTYRGLDTFVRALAGLGPQPAGLGLNAVSPAFDGWLWCTLLYLVHGQGVALVDLSLEGLRRAADAGREPIPAGLRTASLTPSLLAAHGGALSGAEVVVVAGEQCPAALAERFSRGRRLLNVYGPTEVTIAATWADSERGDDVSTIGRPLPDYRAYVLDDDLIPVAEGVEGELYLGGPAVARGYRNRPGLTAARFLPDPFQGGGARMYRTGDLVVRRPGGELEYRGRRDDQVKVRGHRIELGEVERVAAELPEVVAAAACVLGSGRTLGLAVVAAPGAEGALAESVTGHCAKLLPEAAVPATVRVVDRIPTLTTGKADRGELARRLAEPAREEGAGNANAREREVMAVWGEALEREVPGPDADFFELGGHSLAAARVVAELRRTTGLRLTLGTLLSRPTVADVAAELDRLAAESGAPDTALRTAEGA encoded by the coding sequence ATGACCGCCCACCCCGCCGCCGCGCCGGCGGTCCGGCCCGCACACGCCCGGCCGGACTCCGCTCTCCCGCCCCTGTTCGCGGCGCTGGAGCGCTGGACCCGCGAACGACCCGACGACCCGGCCGTCAGCGCCGGGGACGGCGCGCTGAGCCATGCCGGGCTCGCCGCACGCACCGCGGCGATGGCCGCCGGACTGTCCGCCGCCGGCGCCGGTCCAGAGACGGCCGTGGGCCTGCTCCTCGGGCGGTCCCGGGACAGCGTGCCCGCGCTGCTCGCCGTGTGGAGCCTGGGTGCCACGGCCGTGCCGCTCGATCCCGGGCACCCCGTGGAGCGGCTGGCGTCCGTACTGGGCGACGCCGGCGTCTCCGTCCTCGTCACCCCCGAGGTGCCCGCCGGGCTTGACGTCGCCGACGTCCGCACCCTGGACCCGGCCGGCCCCGCCTGCCGGGTGAGCTCCGCGACCGGCTCGCTCGACGTGGTCGATCCGGGACCGGACACCTGCGCGTACGTCATCTACACCTCGGGTACCACCGGGCGTCCCAAGGGCGTCGAGGTCACCTACCGCGGCCTCGACACCTTTGTGCGAGCCCTCGCCGGGCTCGGTCCGCAGCCCGCCGGTCTGGGCCTGAACGCCGTCTCGCCCGCCTTCGACGGCTGGCTGTGGTGCACCCTGCTCTACCTCGTGCACGGCCAGGGCGTCGCCCTGGTGGACCTGTCCCTGGAAGGGCTGCGCCGGGCCGCCGACGCCGGCCGCGAGCCGATCCCCGCAGGACTGCGGACCGCCTCCCTCACCCCGTCGCTGCTCGCGGCCCACGGCGGCGCGCTGAGCGGGGCCGAGGTCGTCGTGGTAGCCGGCGAGCAGTGCCCGGCCGCACTGGCCGAACGCTTCTCGCGAGGCCGGCGGCTGCTCAACGTGTACGGGCCGACGGAGGTGACCATCGCGGCCACCTGGGCCGACAGCGAGCGGGGTGACGATGTGAGCACCATCGGACGGCCGTTGCCCGACTACCGCGCCTACGTGCTCGACGACGACCTGATCCCGGTCGCCGAGGGCGTCGAGGGCGAGCTCTACCTCGGCGGACCCGCCGTGGCCCGCGGCTACCGCAACCGGCCGGGGCTCACCGCGGCCCGGTTCCTGCCCGACCCGTTCCAGGGCGGCGGCGCGCGGATGTACCGCACCGGGGACCTCGTGGTCCGCCGGCCCGGCGGCGAACTGGAGTACCGCGGCCGGCGCGACGACCAGGTGAAGGTCCGCGGCCACCGCATCGAACTGGGCGAGGTCGAGCGGGTCGCCGCCGAGCTCCCCGAGGTCGTCGCCGCCGCCGCCTGTGTCCTCGGCTCGGGCCGGACGCTGGGGCTCGCGGTCGTCGCGGCCCCCGGCGCGGAAGGCGCACTGGCGGAGTCCGTGACCGGGCACTGCGCCAAGCTGCTGCCGGAGGCCGCGGTGCCCGCGACGGTCCGGGTCGTCGACCGCATCCCCACCCTGACCACGGGCAAGGCCGACCGCGGCGAACTCGCCCGCCGTCTCGCGGAGCCCGCACGGGAGGAGGGGGCGGGCAACGCCAACGCGCGGGAGCGCGAAGTCATGGCGGTCTGGGGCGAGGCCCTGGAGCGCGAGGTCCCCGGACCGGACGCCGACTTCTTCGAACTGGGCGGGCACTCGCTCGCCGCGGCCCGCGTCGTCGCCGAGCTGCGGCGGACCACCGGGCTGCGCCTCACGCTCGGGACGCTGCTCTCCCGACCGACCGTCGCGGACGTCGCCGCCGAACTCGACCGCCTCGCCGCCGAGTCAGGGGCACCGGACACCGCGCTGCGCACCGCCGAGGGGGCCTGA
- a CDS encoding thioesterase II family protein: protein MGSWISTWPTGPDDAALPALLCLPQAGAGCQQFRAWAKALAGVAQVHGVQLPGRENRWRDPMPETFGEAVEAITAELRPIVAGGRRLVVFGHSFGGLLGYEVARRVTPDVLVVSACRAPGHWDGAGRGIVEDEEELDKLFDTAGLDPAFLDEDTRAVMVAMLRRDAVLSLSYTHTPGDPLRVPVHAWSAAGDETVPVGDLAGWAAVTTAGFRVHRVEGGHHAVLRRPAAVLEHLASLLRDDTTAAATPA from the coding sequence ATGGGAAGCTGGATCTCCACCTGGCCCACCGGCCCGGACGACGCGGCCCTCCCCGCACTGCTCTGCCTACCGCAGGCAGGGGCCGGCTGCCAGCAGTTCCGCGCCTGGGCCAAGGCCCTGGCCGGTGTCGCCCAGGTCCACGGCGTGCAACTGCCCGGCCGTGAGAACCGCTGGCGCGACCCGATGCCGGAGACCTTCGGAGAGGCCGTCGAGGCGATCACCGCAGAGCTGCGCCCGATCGTCGCCGGTGGCCGCCGGCTGGTCGTCTTCGGCCACAGCTTCGGCGGACTCCTCGGCTACGAGGTCGCCCGCCGGGTGACGCCCGACGTCCTGGTGGTCAGCGCCTGCCGCGCGCCCGGGCACTGGGACGGCGCCGGGCGGGGCATCGTCGAGGACGAGGAGGAACTGGACAAGCTCTTCGACACGGCCGGGCTCGATCCGGCGTTCCTCGACGAGGACACCCGGGCCGTGATGGTCGCGATGCTCCGCAGGGACGCCGTGCTGTCGCTGAGTTACACCCACACGCCCGGCGACCCGCTGCGCGTGCCGGTGCACGCCTGGAGCGCGGCCGGCGACGAGACCGTCCCCGTCGGGGACCTGGCCGGCTGGGCCGCCGTCACCACGGCCGGCTTCCGGGTGCACCGTGTCGAGGGCGGCCACCACGCCGTGCTGCGCCGCCCCGCGGCGGTCCTGGAACACCTCGCCTCACTGCTGCGGGACGACACGACCGCGGCCGCCACCCCCGCCTGA
- a CDS encoding cytochrome P450 — protein sequence MHIDLLDPEPFGRNEFWPVFTWLRANDPVHRHPGPGRGDEGFWVLSKHRDIVRVYADSDTFSSALGMRLGSDPAAVTAVTQRMLIVSDAPHHTRLKRALYQAFAPQQMPRLEALVTRVVAELVAEAAELDELDFIDLAKQLPNRVVCAMMGIPRADWAWIGALTTDAFDSPDESVRSNAHSEIFLYFMELLAERRARPGDDLVSQIAHDTLVDEGDGTARPLSDEEIVFNCNGVLSGANETTRYSAAGAVHMFAQLPEQWELLRSLGPAGIAPAVEEILRWTTPGVHALRTALRDTEVNGTPIAAGDRVTLWNVSANRDEDVFTDPHAFRVDRRPNRHVAFGHGRHLCLGARLARFELGALLTEMLGRLDGFELTGPALFNSSNFTWGIRSLPVRLLRSRVPAPRERAAL from the coding sequence ATGCACATCGACCTGCTCGATCCGGAGCCCTTCGGCCGCAACGAGTTCTGGCCCGTCTTCACCTGGCTGCGCGCCAACGACCCCGTCCACCGGCACCCCGGGCCCGGCCGTGGGGACGAGGGCTTCTGGGTGCTCAGCAAGCACCGCGACATCGTGCGGGTGTACGCCGACAGCGACACGTTCAGCTCCGCCCTGGGGATGCGGCTCGGCAGCGACCCCGCAGCCGTCACCGCCGTCACCCAGCGCATGCTGATCGTGTCCGACGCGCCCCACCACACCCGGCTCAAGCGGGCCCTCTACCAGGCGTTCGCGCCCCAGCAGATGCCACGGCTGGAAGCCCTCGTCACCCGTGTCGTCGCCGAACTCGTCGCCGAGGCGGCCGAACTGGACGAGCTGGACTTCATCGACCTGGCCAAGCAGCTCCCCAACAGGGTGGTCTGCGCCATGATGGGCATCCCCCGCGCCGACTGGGCGTGGATCGGGGCGCTCACCACCGACGCGTTCGACTCCCCGGACGAGTCCGTGCGCAGCAACGCCCACTCGGAGATCTTCCTCTACTTCATGGAACTGCTTGCCGAGCGGCGGGCCCGCCCCGGCGACGACCTGGTGAGCCAGATCGCCCACGACACCCTCGTCGACGAGGGCGACGGAACCGCACGGCCCCTCAGCGACGAGGAGATCGTCTTCAACTGCAACGGCGTGCTCTCCGGTGCCAACGAGACCACGCGCTACTCGGCCGCCGGCGCGGTGCACATGTTCGCGCAACTGCCGGAACAGTGGGAGCTGCTGCGGAGCCTGGGGCCCGCCGGGATCGCGCCCGCCGTCGAGGAGATCCTGCGCTGGACCACACCGGGTGTGCACGCCTTGCGCACCGCCCTGCGCGACACCGAGGTCAATGGGACGCCCATCGCCGCCGGCGACCGGGTCACGCTGTGGAACGTCTCCGCCAACCGCGACGAGGACGTCTTCACCGACCCGCACGCCTTCCGCGTCGACAGGCGGCCGAACCGGCACGTCGCCTTCGGCCACGGACGCCACCTCTGCCTCGGGGCCCGGCTCGCCCGCTTCGAACTCGGCGCCCTGCTCACCGAGATGCTCGGCAGGCTCGACGGGTTCGAACTGACCGGACCCGCGCTCTTCAACTCGTCCAACTTCACCTGGGGCATCAGGAGCCTCCCGGTGCGGCTGCTGCGCAGCCGAGTCCCCGCACCCCGAGAAAGGGCCGCGCTGTGA